GAAGTAGTTGCCCAATGCATTCTCCTGAACAGGTAGTCAAATCGCTAGTAATACTGTACCAGTACCACATGCTCAGTTTTTCACAGGACCATCAATTCTCACATTTGTATTGCACATTGATGTCTTTGGCCAATAATGTAATATTTTATTTTCTTCAGATCCGGATTGCAGCACTAAATGCAGCCTCAGCCGCAGCGGATGAGTCTGAAGACCCTCTGAAAACTAAAAAGAGTCGAACTAAGGAGGCACAGGTGTGGTAATCTTGCTGAGCCGCATTACACCAACGACATTTGGTTAAACTTTGCTTTCAAAGTAGATATTTGCTTGTTCTGAATTATTTCCCTATTTTTCCTCTACAGGAAGCAGAGGCATTTGCTTTGTATCATAAAGCATTAGATCTTCAAAAGCATGACAAGTTTGAGGAGTCTGCAAAGGCTTATCATGAACTCCTCAAAACCCCATTGCTCAAAGAGGTATCATTCCCTTCGGAGACTCGATGTGTTTCACTGCATGTCTTATTGAAATGATCCTGCACAATAACCCTTTATATGATTTAACATGTTGTCATGCCTCTCACAGGCAATGCCCTCGGACGACCAAAAGGTGGGTCTTAAGCATCCAGGGCTGATGCTGAAATACTCTACCTTCAAAAACCTGGCTAGTTTGGCTGCGCTGCGGGATGATTTGGAGACAGCCATGGAATTTTACTTGGAGGTAAACTCATCCAAAGAGAGCATAAGTTATGTAACCTATCAGTAAACCATATAACTAATAAGGGGTAAGGAACATCTTAGCGGGAGACTAAATGTTGTTTAGTGTACACAATACATTTGTTCAAGTCCATGTGACCTGAAGATACAGTATATGTTTTCTCGCAGGCTGTGATGCTGGATTCCACAGATGTGAACATGTGGTACAAGATTGGTCAGGTGGCGGTGCGACTGTTGCGCATTCCTTTGGCACGGCATGCCTTTGAGGAGGGTCTGCAATGTAACCCAGACCATTGGCCCTGTCTGGATAACCTCTTAACTGTTCTTTACACACTCAGtgactacagctgtgagtcattCCTCTGTATGTCTGTCCTCTGTCACTGTGCAAAGGACTAACTAATCAGTATTGTTTTTATCATATTTCTTACTGTTTAGAACTGTTGATTTGAAAACAATGTTTAAGGGTGGTCCAGGTGTGCAAAAATGATGAAGGGGATAATTATCTATCATACTGTTTTCTAGGCTGTTTGTATTTCATCTGCAAAGCCCTGGAAAAGGATCATTGTTACACCAAAGGGCTGGTGTTGAAGGAGAAGATCTTTGAAGAACAGCCTTGTCTGAAGAGGGACTCCATGCAAATGTTCTTGAAGTGGTACAGCCCTTATACCTACCTGTTTACTTATCCTAAATGTGTGCTGTCATACAGCAGTCCATGTGGTCATGATCTTGTCCTCATGCTCCATATGCAGTGACATGTCCATTCACTATGTGGAGGTGGATGAGGAGGAGACCCAGGCCATTGTGGAGGAGGCGATGGATCTGCGACGGCGCAGGCAGGCTCTCTCTGCCCGGGAACCCAAACCAGACCTGGTCCTAGTCCAACCCATCCGCTGTTTCTCGTGAGTCATCACACTTAATCTTATCTGTTGACAGGTGGATGCACCTCCCCTTCTCCTCGTTTAGTTTCACAGGATACAGAGTTGCTGTGAATActtaaacatgtatttattttttgcagtTTACTCCCTTGCTTTTCACTTTGATTAATGATAGGATTGTTTTAATTGACAAAGCATTTAGCATTGTTATGATTCTCAGGTGGAAGAATGCTGGAGAGAGCCTCCTTGCCATGTACAGACATCAGACAACCTGCGAGCCGCCACGCCCAAGCCTGGGCCGCAGAATTGACCTGTCCCAGTACCGCGACCCCAACTGCCTCCAGGCCTTGCCTCCTGAGCCCTGCCCTCCTGTCAGTGATATTCAGACCATCCCCAGCAGCAGCCCCAGCTCCTCCCTGCCTCCACTTCCTGTCCCTGAGCCATCAGCACtgtcccagcccagccctctggTTCAGATCACACAGAGCCAGACAGTAGAGGTCATTACAACTACAGCCCCCTCTGTTGGTCAGTTGTTTCTTTTCATCTAATTTAGCATGTCAATTCCATTGATTTGCAAGCATTTAGACAACAAAACAAATTGTGTCAGAATGGCTTATTGTATGCTCTgataattaatgtattgtttaaatGTAAATTTGTGCCTTCACAGCTATGGACACATCCTTCActgtgaaggagaaagagaagaaggccCCTAAGAGGAGACGCACAATGGAGGACAGCGGCGACACTGCCAAGCGCCGCTCAGCTCGGGTCAGAAACACCAAGTgcaagaaggaggagaagatcgACTTCCAGGAGCTGCTTTTCAAATACCTACCATCCAGGTATTGTCATGAACCCCAAGGgaacaataacaacacaatgcAAATATATTGTTTTGGATGGTGATGAGGCTCTCCTGTACCACTCAGACTAAAGAAGTTTGACCTTGAGGATGATGACGAGAGCCTGAGTAACCTGGAAGCTCAGTGTGAAGTTAAGCAGGACTCCCAGCTGCTCCATGGCAACAGCGGCATGCTTTTAGACTCTATTGAATACATGGAATCCGGTACATGTCTTATACAATCCTCTACATGACTCAAATGCATTAATGTCAAACATCTTATAGGATTTACATGACATTGTCTTTCTTCATCCCCAGAACAAGAGGATGTCCACAACTTCCTGCTCAATAATATGAGCAATGGTGGGATATTAGAGTTGATGATGTGCTATCTGAAagcggtgggtcagaagttcatgGAGGAGTGGCCTCGGGGGCTGACTGCAGTGGTGCTGGAGGTGTATCACAGCTGGAGGAAGCACAGTAGCGGCCTGCCCAACCCTCTGCTCCGCGACTGCAGTAATCAACACATACGGGTATGGGACAGCCCAGGGATCTATTGTGACTCTCTCCTGATTTGTTACTTCATCAACAGTGTTTTAAATTGAAGTACCAATGTTTTGTCATCCCACCTATTGCACCTGTCAATCTGTCTGTAAATGAGTTGTAATTGGTGTTTCATGTGCAGGAAATGTTTCTGATGAGCCTATCATGTATGGAGCTTCAGTTGGAGCAATGGTCTCACAGCAAAGGCAAAAATGGTATGTGTCAAACAGATCACTTTACTTTGGTATTCCTTTATGAAGTAACCATATTGGTTGGCTTCTTTTTGAATAACCGTACTGGTATGTTCCTTACCTTTTCTTTTTGTAAAGGGTCGCCTAGAAAGTGCAGTGGGGGCCAGAGCAGTGTTGTGTGTGAAGCAGAGTTCCCAGGGCAGCACTTTGAAGGGGACCTGTTACAGCTGGCCTTGGGATCATCACAGGGGTACTTGTTTGAGGACAATTGGGTGGCCGTGGTGGTACGTGTTTACTGGCTCAAGGCACGCTTCTTGGCCCTGCAGGTAAACTTAACATTCATCCTGTAACCTCATTTACCCATGTTTTCTTTTGCATATTTACCTTAGCgcttacatatatatatatatatattttttttttgtttgcatCATACGGAGTTGACCCCTCCCAATAAATCTCACATATTGATTTTTCTTAGTCATTGAATTGAATCTGATCAAAATTTTCTGTTGATGTGATTCATAACATAAGTCTTGTTTTGTGTGCTTGTCTTCTCACAGGGAGACATGGACCAGGCCCTGGAGAGCTATGATGTGTGTACAGACATGCTGCAGAGTCACGCACGGACCACAGTGGAGGACAAGTACACCATCTACCTGCCCAACCTGCGTGTGGATGCAGCCATCTCAgtggaggaggtcagtgaccagTAAAACTAGCACACAAATACCCTATTTGAATAACATGCACTTGGCCCTCACATGTGATCTGTTATTTTGTCCAACCATCTCGTTAGAGCATGTAGGTCCCCTGTGACTTTGAGTTGTCTGGTTCATCAGAAAGAGTTTCTTTCTCCAAACGTCATTGACAGATTGATAAGAAGCTGAAGTCTCTGGAGCGTTGTCAGTCCCTGGAGGAGATCCAGCGTCTGTTTGAATCTGGGGACTATGAGTCTGTGGTGCGACTGCTGCAGCCCACCCTCAGCTATGGCTCTGGGCGGGTCAAGCCTCTGGAGTTTGTCAGCTCTGTTCCTGAGAGGCCTGCCCAGCTGCTTCTGCTGCAGGTTAGCTTCTGGATTCATACAGCAATAGTTGTACTGTGTTCTGTGTCTTTTATATGAGTCTCCTTTTTTAAGAAGCCTTTCTCTGTTTGGCATGGCACTACTTGTCAGTGTGCTACCGATATAGAAAAGGACAAGCAGTGTTATTGCTTATCACATCAGTACATTCTATGAGCATGATGACATGTACAATATACAGCCATTGAGCCATTTTTAGATGGATTACATTTTATCTCTTTTCTCGGCATATCTGTACTCCAGAACTCCCTGTTGAAGCAGAAGGACTATCGTCAGTGTCTGGAGTGCACCGAGGTGGCCCTGAACGAAGCCCTGCAGCAGCTCAACGCTGTCCCAGCCAGCTCTCACTCGGCCAAAGAGGAATGGGTCTCCACCATCACAACGCTGCTGGGAGGCATCGAGGTCTGCTTCACAGAGGACCTTCAACTCCTGAGCAACGTCAACCGCTACACCAGCATGGCCCGGCTGGCCAACAACCTCATCCAGGTCAGACACACACCGGGGAAACACTGACTCTAATGTATCTGGTAGACACAGAGTGTGTTTGGAAACAGAAAATCATATTCAAATTTGTTGTGTGTCTTGTCTCCAGCTGATTGACTGCATCATGGTGATTCCAGATGATCCCAAGGAGCCTAATTTCTCCTCGGTCCTGCCCTGGATTCTCCTGTACCACATCATCAAGCACGAGGAGGCTGCTTTCAACTGCCTGCTTCGCCAGCACATATCAGTAGGGGACGATGAAGGTATTTGGTGGTGGACTACATCATGTTCATAACTGCGAAGATGTCCTGTTTAAATCCATGTTGGAAGCCCTAAAATGACTTGTTCCCTGTGACCCTCTTCAGAAGACTCTAACACCCCCATGCTGCCCTCCTCCTTGATGCTGCTCAACACGGCCCACGAGTATCTGGGCCGCCGCTCCTGGTGCTGCAAGTCAGACGGCGCTCTGCTCAAGTTCTATGTGAGTTGGTCAGCAGGGCTGCGATTGTGTGGACATCCTCTGTCAGCTCAGTTAATTCCCTCTGTTTTGTTTACCTATGATATGGCTTTAATTAGTTTCTAATTGCTTTCAAAGTATTTTTCATAGTTTAATCAGGATAGAACGTTACTAGTGTTGTCTTCATGTTCAGGTTTGTGTTCTGGAGAAAGAGCTGGCTGCCTCTAAAGCGGAGGCCACCCATCCCTACAAAGAGGAGTTGGAGATGGCCTTGGAGCAGTGCTTCTACTGCCTGTACGCCTACCCCAGCAAGAAGAGCAAGGCCCGCTATCTAGAGGAGCACTCTGCTCAACAGGTCAAACACCCAGCCCTCTTACAGGGATACTGTGAGATCTGGCATTCAAGCCCTTGTTTTACTTGCGCTGCAAACAGGGACATAAAAATGGTGTCCACGAGTCCATCTGACTCTGGGTTAGTAGAGCCAGAATGCCAGAATCCAACAGTATCCCTTTCATGTCGTATTACTGACTGTCCTTTACCTTTCAATGCCATTCACATTTCTGTCAGGGTTTGTCCTATTGTTTTGAGAGAGGATAATCTAATGGGAGTCATGTTAAATCATGTGAGATCATGTAATATGTTCAACTAGCTACTTAGGTGGCTGTCAATCTGTCATGAGGTTGTTTACACACTGTTACTGGCTTGTAGTGTAACTGATATGCAGTAATTGCATGATGAATAGACTGCTCCTAAGAGACCAGGTTAATTAGTTCATGAATGCAATCCCCGACTAATTAACTACTGGTTGGTCATCTGAGCCATAAGACCCAAGGACTCTACTAGAATGGGTCAAGACATGAGTAGGCAATTTGTGGACTTTCAGGGAATTTTTATGAGATTGATTATCTGGCTGCATCTGATTAAGATTGTACCAGCCAGTGCTGTTAGTCCCTTCTCATGCTAGAGGGAATCACCAAGGTTTCagttagaagctgtttttctatctcaaggccatcagactgttaaacagccatcactaacattgagtggctgctgccaacatactgactcatctctagccactttaataattaaaaatggaatgtaataaatatatcactagccacttcaaacaatgccactttatataatgtttacataccctacattactcatctcgtatgtatatactgtactctataccatctactcctgcatcttgcctatgccgttcggccatcgctcatccatatatttttatgtacatattcttattcattcctttacacttgtgtgtgtgtataaggtagttgttgtgacattgttagattacttgttagatattacttcatggtcggaactagaagcacaagcttttcgctaccctcgcattaacatctgctaaccatgtgtatggtgcctgtaatcaaacccacaaatgctgatgctccagatactcaactagtctaaagaaggccagttttattgtttctttaatcagaacaacagttttcagctgtgctaacgtaattgcaaaaggggtttctaatgatcaattagccttttaaaatagtgtatgtatgtgttaaaataatataataattatatagattttttttaacagtacaatacaatatttTTTCTTATCAAAACTAAATGTGCCTTTCTTTGGCGTGCAGGTGGAACTCCTGTGGAGCAATGCCCTCTTCATGTTCCAGTACTTCAAGCCCAAGACTCTGCCTGAGTTTGACAGCTACAAGACGAGCACGGTGTCTGCTGACCTGGCCAACCTGCTGAAGAGGATCTCTGGCATTGTGCCCCGAAGTGACACTCCCATCCTCACCATGGATGAGGTGTCAGCCTACATCGAGGGCACGGCTGGGAAGGTCAGTACAGGGCATTTATGAGTCACAAATGCTAATTGACTGTACATCGCCTCAACCTGGCTTTACATGTTGCCATGGAGAGTGCTTTAGGCCTATAAAGCACGTCATGACCATTCATTATAGGTCATGACACTGTACAAGTCATATTATACATTCAAATATGTCTGGTTTACAAATGGAATACTTAATATGTATACGATTCTAGTTGAATCTCTAAGACTGATGTCAGACCTGACCTTATCAGCATAGTAGATCATGAGGAGATCATCCAGTGGTTCTTCCCACCTAGGAGCCAGTACCTTGCCTTCCTGAGGGGGGCGCTCCAGCACCCCCTGTGGTCAATGAGATCTTCTACCTCCTGGCTGACTACCACTTCAAGAACAAGGAGCAGTCCAAGGCCATCAAGTTCTATATGCATGACATCTGTGTTTGTCCAAACAGGTCAGTTCTGTTCGCTGCTATAGTTCTGTTGTTTTAGTATAAACATTTTTAGCAACTCAACatgaatatatgtttttttttaccttcaaGGTGATTTCTAAATGGTGTGATGTTGATGATTTTCCCTTGGCATGATTAATTCTATGGTTGTAGGTTTGACTCCTGGGCTGGCATGGCACTGGCGAGGGCCAGCCGCATCCAGGACAAGCTCAACTCCAACGAGCTGAAGAGCGATGGCCCCATTTGGAAGCACTCCCTGGCTGTGCTCAACTGCTTTAAGCGGGCCCTGGAGATCAACAGCTCCAACCTGGCTCTGTGGATCGAGTACGGCACCATGTCCTATGCCCTGCACTCCTTCGCCTCGCGTCAAGTCAAACAGTGGAGGAGCGAGCTGCCCCCCGAGGTCGTCAAACAGGTGCAGTGGACCGACCAGTGTATAGAATACTCATAGGCACTGTATTCTGTTGTACTTCTCTAAACTAAATGATGTCACACCCTGTCAGTTCCGGTCATCATGTGTCTGAATTAATTGTTTAGTCAATTGATCTGTCGAGGGGAGGTAAATCACTGACAGTATTGGATTTAATGTGTGTTTttcagatggaggagaggagagatacaatGCTGGAGACGTCGTCCCAGTGTTTCCAAGGGGCGTCTCGGTGTGAGGGGGATAGTGATGAGGAAGAGTGGCTCATCCATTACATGCTGGGGAAGATAGCGGAGAAACGAAAGCAGCCACCCCGGGAATACGTCCAGCTCTACAAACAGGTGCACAGCAGTGGACACTATCTGTGGACTCAAGTGATTCATAGGTCTGCCTTGCAGACTAGATTTGTACAGACTGGAGGAGTCTGAGGGCTCAAAGGAGTAGATATGTCCATGGAGGCCAGTATGGTGGAAGGGGAGTGATGGGGAAACTGGGAAGTCAGAGGTCAGATGATGCagctctgtctgtatgtctttcCCTGTTACCTCCACTGCTTCTTCACCTCTCCAGACCCAGTCCTTCAATTGTTTAGCTCCATTCTATAACTTCAAATCACTGTGTAtctctgttttgtttttctcTTCTTCCAGTTCGTCTTTTGTAGTGTGTTTTGCTGCTCTGTTATAACAAGTCTAACACGATGTCATCAATTTATTAAGCAATATGGGTGAAAGGCTGATATCTGACCATGGCAAGTTATTGACTATGGTAACCAGTGTTTCATTGTGTGTAACACCCATCAGATGAGATTGAGcagtgtgtctctcctctctttttcttcccACGCAGGCAGCACATTATCTGCATGAGGAGGCTGCCAGATACCCTCGGAAAATACACTACCACAATCCCCCTGACTTGGCTATGGAGGCCCTGGAGGTACACATGCTTCAGACCAGAGGGTTTCTAGCTCCAGTCCCCACTGAGCCATAACATACAGTTGTGCTTTTGCACATGAAGCAACCACTTAAAAAAAAGACAGTTTATTGATGTATTCATCTACAacagtggtattcaaagtcggGGTCGCGGGAGAACTGCAGCGGTGTCGCCCCCAAAAATACAATTCAGAgtattgtatgggacaatatacaaacatttttgagaaataataATTAGATAggttttttttgttgagtttctTTTCATTTTTATACGAGATGAACTTGTAATGAATTGAATGTTATTTGTTGACATATAAAAATCGAAAGTTGGCTATTTATAAGgttgtgtcattagatttggggtcGGGTGGGGTCAtgacattttttttggggggggggggtgtccacAGAAATTCTGGTGAAAAAAATGGGGTAACTCCTGAAAAAGTTAGAATAACACTGATCTAGAAGGAATTACATGCAAGTGTGCTTTTTGTGTAGTAATAAATATGTAGAGAGAGTATACCTCATCTTAATAAATCCCTTTGACTATCTGGCATCTCTCTCCCCCAGCTGTACTTTCGTCTGAGTGCCACCATCCTAAAGCTGCTGGAGGCTGAGGAACCGGACCTGGAGCACGAGATCTTCTTCAACATCCTGGCTGAGGCAGCCACCGGACCCTTCGCCAGGGGGGAAGAGAAGAGCATGCCCAGGTCCCACGAAAAGTGAGGGGCCTCAACCTTAGCCTGGGATCTATGCTGTTTGTTATGAAACTCGCTCTGTGACTCGCCTACAAATCAAAAGAAAAACATGAAATTCCCCCACTCTGGTCCAACCTTTTGttttgtccccctctctctcacctcaggGAGAAGCCCCTCTTCATGATGGACGAGGACTCCCACTGCTCTGTGTCGTCTGTGTGCGCTGCGGCGGATGTTCTTGGGGCCTCCCTCCCCTCCAACGCTGCAGGTCTGACATCCCCACCTTACACGGCCACTCCGGTCGACCACGATTACGTCAAACGTAAAACCCTCAGGAGGCAGCAGCAGACGTGGCAGCAGCAGCATgaggaggagcagcaggctgatggtACAGTCCCAGTCCTAGACGCTGCCTCTGGGCCTCTGGGCCCTTCCTTCACTGGGCTGGGTGAGGAATCTCACTGGGCTGGGGAGTAGTGGTGGTTAGAAGGTTCATCACTATGATGATAATGGCTTTGGTTCCAGTAAGGACCCCATATGCACTGGGTGATTGGGATATCATGGTAAAATGGGCAATATGGCATCTCAGGATATGTGGATATTGTTTTACTGCACTATAAAATCAACAGCATTTAGTTTAGGCAAACAGGTGTGAAGGTTGAGTTTGGCAGACAGCGTCcaggcctgtttgtgtgtgtgttgaaataTATATAGTCAATATTTAGATTTTTGTGGTTGTCACCCTCCCCCACCCCTTCTTTCCCATTTCCCTTGCTTCTCCTTTTGATGACATCACCAGTTTATAGTGCAACTTCAGGAGACCTTGTGTCCCTGCATAGATCATTTTCTCATCGCCTCTTATGAAGACATTTTGAGAATGGATCCTGTTTTGATTTTATAATATGCTCTTTTGATTTCATCAGGTGTTTCTGATGACTGTTCTTACTATTCAAATAATTATAGCAGGGCAATTATTTATGAAAATAATGCAAGAGGCTTGCTGACTATCACATTAGACTTGGTTGCCAATATGTTCCCTGTAAGCTGTGGTGTCTTTATAGGGGGTAATGGCCAGTAAAGTAGAGGTCTGTCCTGGACACAGCAGGCTTTTAGTGTGTTGTTAACTCTAGACCCGCTGTGACAATCCCAGAGCCACAGACAGCCAGGTTTCCATTGAGAGGTTTTACCTGATCCCAGTGAACAGTTGCTGAATTGCTTGAGGTACCTCACAGTACTCTTTAGTGGCATTTCACTGCATGTTCACTTGAAACAACTGAGCTAAATTGAAGATTGTCACCCACTGATTGGACACTTCTAGACACAAAAGCTTGTCTTTAAACAAATATGTGTCAAGGGAAGTTTGGTACCTGTACTGAGACTGGGATCTGAGAACAAAACTATGGTTCAGAATTGTGCCCGTTACTGTGAGCGCAGTTCGATTAATAAACCAAAGTCTAGTGCTTGTTTTGCAGTGCCGTATGAGTATTACTGATGGCTGGTTTACTAGTAGCAGCAGGCCTGTTagtagagggagggaaaggggagaaggGGCTGAATTTAGAGTACACACTCTTTTTAAAGAGTGTGGGGAATCAGTCACCTTTGTAAAGAGTAATTTCAATGATTCTACTTTACTAGACCTACACTGTCCACATACAGACAATATTGTCATACAATATAACAGCATGGTTAGAGATCCTTCAGTACAAGGGAGGTAGCTTTTCAAAATTAATTACAAACAAGATATCAGTTAATGCACTGATGCAACTTTGCTTTACATTTTAGCACTTAGCATTGCATGACAACAGTAGTGTGATGGGAGACAAAAGCAGTTTACTCTGAACTCCCAATTGCCGGTGAGATGATtgcgtgcttcaacaaagtgtgGATAAAAAAAAATGCACCAAATCTCAGTGGACTAAAACTATGTTTATATTTATGGACCATTTTTAAGAGCATACTTTACAGAGGGGACGCAATCGTGAAAATATCACGTACAAAgaagtgtgcgtgtgtctgtttgTACTTAGTGGGAAGTTAGGATGAGATATTTGCATAATATGTTCCTGACAAAAGTTGAAAGGCTTTTCACTTATAGAAACACAGAGCTATATACAGTAATGTACAATTTGCTTCTGTTTCCCATAATTTAAATGATATTCACTGCAGCATTGTTTACTATGTTTGTTACATTGTTGCAAAGACGTCAAGGGGTAAAAACAAATATTTGCCTTGAGTGAAAAGATACAGTATCATTGAATGAATGCTGTTGtaaatattgaacaaaaatataaacccaacatgcaacaatttcaaagattttaaagagttacagttcataaaaggaaatcagtcaattgaaatacatgcattaggcccaaatctatggatttcacatgactgggaatacagatgtgcatctgttggtcacagattacttttttatttttaaaggtaggcgcatggatcagaaaaccagtcagtgtctggt
The genomic region above belongs to Oncorhynchus mykiss isolate Arlee chromosome 6, USDA_OmykA_1.1, whole genome shotgun sequence and contains:
- the cabin1 gene encoding calcineurin-binding protein cabin-1 isoform X5 codes for the protein MIRIAALNAASAAADESEDPLKTKKSRTKEAQEAEAFALYHKALDLQKHDKFEESAKAYHELLKTPLLKEAMPSDDQKVGLKHPGLMLKYSTFKNLASLAALRDDLETAMEFYLEAVMLDSTDVNMWYKIGQVAVRLLRIPLARHAFEEGLQCNPDHWPCLDNLLTVLYTLSDYSCCLYFICKALEKDHCYTKGLVLKEKIFEEQPCLKRDSMQMFLKCDMSIHYVEVDEEETQAIVEEAMDLRRRRQALSAREPKPDLVLVQPIRCFSWKNAGESLLAMYRHQTTCEPPRPSLGRRIDLSQYRDPNCLQALPPEPCPPVSDIQTIPSSSPSSSLPPLPVPEPSALSQPSPLVQITQSQTVEVITTTAPSVAMDTSFTVKEKEKKAPKRRRTMEDSGDTAKRRSARVRNTKCKKEEKIDFQELLFKYLPSRLKKFDLEDDDESLSNLEAQCEVKQDSQLLHGNSGMLLDSIEYMESEQEDVHNFLLNNMSNGGILELMMCYLKAVGQKFMEEWPRGLTAVVLEVYHSWRKHSSGLPNPLLRDCSNQHIREMFLMSLSCMELQLEQWSHSKGKNGSPRKCSGGQSSVVCEAEFPGQHFEGDLLQLALGSSQGYLFEDNWVAVVVRVYWLKARFLALQGDMDQALESYDVCTDMLQSHARTTVEDKYTIYLPNLRVDAAISVEEIDKKLKSLERCQSLEEIQRLFESGDYESVVRLLQPTLSYGSGRVKPLEFVSSVPERPAQLLLLQNSLLKQKDYRQCLECTEVALNEALQQLNAVPASSHSAKEEWVSTITTLLGGIEVCFTEDLQLLSNVNRYTSMARLANNLIQLIDCIMVIPDDPKEPNFSSVLPWILLYHIIKHEEAAFNCLLRQHISVGDDEEDSNTPMLPSSLMLLNTAHEYLGRRSWCCKSDGALLKFYVCVLEKELAASKAEATHPYKEELEMALEQCFYCLYAYPSKKSKARYLEEHSAQQVELLWSNALFMFQYFKPKTLPEFDSYKTSTVSADLANLLKRISGIVPRSDTPILTMDEVSAYIEGTAGKEPVPCLPEGGAPAPPVVNEIFYLLADYHFKNKEQSKAIKFYMHDICVCPNRFDSWAGMALARASRIQDKLNSNELKSDGPIWKHSLAVLNCFKRALEINSSNLALWIEYGTMSYALHSFASRQVKQWRSELPPEVVKQMEERRDTMLETSSQCFQGASRCEGDSDEEEWLIHYMLGKIAEKRKQPPREYVQLYKQAAHYLHEEAARYPRKIHYHNPPDLAMEALELYFRLSATILKLLEAEEPDLEHEIFFNILAEAATGPFARGEEKSMPRSHEKEKPLFMMDEDSHCSVSSVCAAADVLGASLPSNAAATPELDHDYCLPRSPMWLASLNERSQDSVVVMLSDSNSTQDAFTDPASSQDSSHVKLQSQSGKGSTSSSENTTPIKEGQPTVEDTGSHGGRSNEGGTVILLEDKEQVQEVEDTMSVTVPEADAQKPTIDPCPHALPVPSTPPKASSTPQVTPQTPTPQATPQTPASDGKSRHQRWPEPPPEVVEVPKALPAERTEQRHMLVEMCVRALFLCLSRFPQHYKSLYRLAFFYTNSKTQQNLRWARDVLLGSSVPWQQLKHMPAQGLFCERNKTNLFNGIWRIPVDEIDRPGSFASHMNRSIVLLLEVLSQLKDHDTLLKVSFMLQRTPDQGKKYLRDVDRQVLAQRAFFLAVKVLEDNLNKLTGVSAQPSMDEMTTTDTSNRPSAEDRSQALPKKPGLTEGTQVNAPAPGPDSGLQETPQAQPALLTTDGDRGDQQQGTPCGKVEAAAGEGARAGPEEPMELDTGHWGRPSKTTDSQGIQPDTEPHRTVLEPGEKVAVSNRAPELSLEDLSISSRQQQLQGLVVKGPVSASGAELGQAQGPLRRPSRKRKLLDDVESGKTLLMDAYRAWQQGQKVVTYNLGRIEKIMSETYMHIKQVDEDVALDQAVKFCQIQMATSAQRQSASDAPTTPKYSKEHRDIFFPASLPTPVLLSHAACHPLSVQDSQAKLQYEPLGKVPRPPASGSHEHCQPQHRRAPLPIHPASTMAFHPQTEEREEPPEGLSYRQQESHLCQQMKLATVSPGQEAAGWYHDEPASCSATQPCSDQQLYGSSEQSKISDPSRIRSRIPPNMPKLFIPSTVTKFPPEITVTPPTPTLLSPKGSISEETKQRLKNVILSSQSAATVKKETLSQPALEVQETSSQESSLESESDDGDEEDDYMDI